The following are encoded in a window of Brevibacillus ruminantium genomic DNA:
- a CDS encoding nitrilase-related carbon-nitrogen hydrolase, which yields MVNKVSIGLIQAKNDVHGDQPVHVHKEKAIEKHVKMVREAAEKGAQIICLQEIFYGPYFCAEQNTKWYEAAEEIPGGPTVRLFQDLAKELGTVLIVPIYERVGIGTYYNTAAVIDADGSYLGKYRKQHIPHVGVGENGCGFWEKYYFKPGNLGYPVFDTAFAKVGVYICYDRHFPEGARLLGLNGAEIIFNPSATVAGLSEYLWKLEQPAHAVANGYYVAAINRVGVEAPWNMGEFYGQSYLVDPRGQFTAIGSKDRDEIIIGEMDKNLIHQVRDTWQFYRDRRPETYEDMVKLLP from the coding sequence ATGGTAAACAAGGTGAGCATCGGCCTGATCCAGGCGAAAAATGATGTACACGGCGATCAGCCGGTTCACGTCCACAAGGAAAAGGCCATTGAAAAACACGTGAAAATGGTCCGGGAAGCGGCCGAGAAGGGCGCACAAATTATCTGTCTGCAAGAGATTTTTTACGGCCCTTATTTCTGCGCTGAGCAAAATACGAAGTGGTACGAAGCGGCTGAAGAAATTCCGGGCGGGCCGACTGTCCGGCTGTTTCAGGATTTGGCCAAAGAGCTGGGAACGGTACTGATTGTACCGATCTACGAACGAGTCGGAATCGGAACCTATTACAACACGGCTGCTGTTATCGACGCTGACGGGAGCTACCTGGGGAAATACCGAAAACAGCATATTCCACATGTGGGTGTCGGTGAAAACGGCTGCGGCTTCTGGGAAAAATACTATTTCAAACCCGGAAATCTGGGATATCCCGTTTTTGACACGGCCTTTGCCAAAGTCGGCGTCTATATTTGCTATGATCGTCATTTCCCTGAAGGGGCCAGGCTGCTTGGGCTGAATGGAGCGGAGATCATCTTCAATCCTTCGGCTACCGTGGCGGGACTCTCGGAATACCTCTGGAAGCTGGAACAGCCGGCCCATGCCGTGGCCAACGGGTATTACGTGGCGGCGATTAACCGGGTTGGTGTGGAAGCGCCGTGGAATATGGGAGAGTTTTACGGCCAGTCGTATCTCGTTGACCCGCGTGGTCAATTTACAGCCATCGGAAGCAAGGATCGCGATGAGATCATCATCGGAGAAATGGATAAAAACCTGATCCATCAAGTGCGGGATACCTGGCAATTTTACCGGGATCGCAGACCGGAGACCTATGAAGACATGGTGAAATTATTGCCTTGA
- a CDS encoding methyl-accepting chemotaxis protein — protein MKLFRKIKPRKDVKLPKNELVKKRMNLLRNVKTRTKLMYLVVLMSVFLAGVGATGYINLMKSDARMTNMYHQQLLPTKWINELRTETRQIEGLIYKMMLETSPSKMRDYKQQYEELVVQSDDLLQLLQESVETENETEILETLRMLLEKYRSDQKVVIHLIDEKNPNEAFAFFRATESTLNGINQELKSWADFKSSRAEEMNQTNADDARFVELVMASIAILAIVLSLGLGFMIARMISNPLRDVASRLEELASGNLKVEPVAYTGRDEAGTLGTAFNRLASELRHLIEQVKVASEQVASSSEQLHASAELTAQSTQQAATAIEEIASGSEVHTQRTSEGVRVMEEMALAVQRIAETSGSVSEFSGQAAKEAEQGNEHVQLAVNQMNAINDAVSRASELVQLLGVRSDAIGEIVQVITGIASQTNLLALNAAIEAARAGEHGRGFAVVADEVRKLAEQSEESAREIERLIQDIQKETAQVVSAIDQGTQEAEAGSTIVRQAGEAFQRIVTSSQTIADQIQEVSAATEEMSASIQEVVSSMDEMNRLAQEASDHTQGVASNAEEQLAAMQEIAYSSENLNKLSHELQESISRFKL, from the coding sequence ATGAAATTATTCCGCAAAATAAAACCCAGGAAGGATGTAAAGCTTCCCAAAAACGAGCTTGTGAAAAAACGGATGAATCTGCTGCGAAACGTGAAGACCCGCACCAAACTGATGTACCTCGTCGTTTTGATGAGTGTCTTTTTGGCAGGGGTGGGAGCGACCGGCTACATCAACTTGATGAAATCGGATGCTCGCATGACGAATATGTACCATCAGCAGCTGCTCCCGACGAAATGGATTAATGAGTTGCGTACGGAAACCCGGCAAATTGAAGGTCTTATTTATAAAATGATGCTGGAGACAAGCCCTTCAAAAATGAGAGATTATAAACAACAATACGAGGAATTAGTCGTCCAGTCCGACGATTTGCTGCAACTGCTGCAGGAATCCGTTGAGACGGAAAACGAGACTGAAATTCTCGAAACTCTCAGAATGCTTTTGGAGAAATACCGGAGCGATCAAAAGGTCGTTATTCATTTGATTGATGAGAAAAATCCAAATGAAGCCTTTGCGTTTTTCCGTGCGACAGAGTCAACGCTGAATGGGATCAACCAAGAGCTTAAATCATGGGCAGATTTTAAATCCAGCCGTGCAGAAGAAATGAATCAAACCAATGCGGATGACGCACGTTTTGTCGAATTGGTGATGGCGTCCATCGCAATCCTGGCGATTGTCCTTTCACTGGGACTTGGGTTTATGATCGCACGCATGATCTCCAATCCTTTGCGCGATGTTGCTTCCAGGCTGGAAGAGCTGGCGTCCGGCAACCTGAAAGTCGAACCGGTTGCTTACACGGGAAGAGACGAAGCGGGTACACTGGGAACTGCTTTCAACCGTCTCGCCTCCGAGCTGCGTCATTTGATTGAGCAGGTAAAAGTGGCAAGTGAGCAGGTAGCCAGCTCATCCGAGCAGCTTCATGCAAGTGCAGAGCTGACTGCGCAGTCTACACAGCAAGCTGCCACCGCCATTGAAGAAATCGCCTCCGGATCTGAGGTACATACACAGCGTACCTCCGAGGGTGTGCGCGTCATGGAAGAAATGGCTTTGGCCGTACAGCGTATCGCCGAGACTTCCGGCTCCGTTTCGGAATTCTCCGGACAAGCTGCCAAAGAAGCTGAACAAGGAAATGAGCATGTCCAATTAGCGGTGAATCAGATGAATGCCATTAACGACGCTGTGAGCCGCGCCTCTGAACTGGTTCAATTGCTCGGCGTCAGATCGGATGCCATTGGCGAAATCGTCCAGGTTATTACCGGTATTGCTTCGCAGACCAATCTGCTCGCGCTCAATGCCGCAATCGAAGCAGCGCGTGCCGGTGAACATGGCCGCGGATTCGCAGTCGTGGCCGATGAGGTACGCAAATTGGCAGAGCAGTCTGAGGAATCGGCTCGCGAGATCGAGCGCCTGATCCAGGATATCCAAAAGGAAACGGCACAAGTCGTTAGCGCAATCGATCAAGGTACCCAAGAGGCGGAAGCTGGAAGCACCATCGTCCGTCAAGCCGGTGAGGCATTCCAACGTATCGTGACTTCGTCCCAAACCATCGCCGACCAGATTCAGGAAGTATCGGCAGCGACAGAAGAAATGTCTGCCAGCATCCAAGAGGTTGTCTCTTCGATGGATGAGATGAATCGACTGGCACAGGAAGCATCCGATCATACTCAGGGTGTCGCCAGCAACGCGGAAGAACAGCTTGCTGCCATGCAGGAGATTGCTTATTCCAGTGAAAATCTGAACAAGCTTTCTCACGAGCTGCAGGAATCGATCAGCCGTTTCAAACTGTAA
- a CDS encoding NCS1 family nucleobase:cation symporter-1 translates to MKTQVDSGGIVTLTKEGENLIKDSPLFNEGLRPTTMEEHSWTSYNFASLWIGMSICLPAYSLAAGLIALGMNWWQAIITIILGNCIVLIPILLNSHAGTKFGIPYPVYARLWFGSKGAHIPAVARGLVGAGWFGINCWFGGTAIDTLLMSMSSWGNVTGHTWIAFIGFWALNVWIAYRGPETIRKMEFWAAPTLIVMSLALLVWALTKAGGWGPMLSAPSKFNTAGEFLVVFFPSLTGAIAFWATMALNIPDFCRYAKSQRAQIIGQSTSLPTTMGGFSFIGVAVASATVVIYGEALWDPAAVLAKFSPFAIFLGTIGIILATLTTNVAANVVAPARAIENLAPRRMTFGAGAIITGVVALVMQPWYILDNFGNYIFLWLGTYAALLGPIDGIAIADYWMVRKRRIHLTELYHPNGIYSYKGGYNWHAIWALAIGIAVPFISRLIPGLGFIWDNAWTVGLFVSLIFYTWFMKNSSSVMNEKEYNKITAHVDTQAS, encoded by the coding sequence ATGAAAACCCAAGTAGATTCCGGCGGCATCGTCACACTCACGAAAGAAGGTGAAAACCTGATCAAAGACAGCCCTCTGTTTAACGAAGGGCTGCGACCAACTACGATGGAGGAACACAGTTGGACATCGTACAACTTTGCCAGTCTCTGGATCGGGATGTCCATCTGCTTGCCTGCGTACTCGCTTGCCGCCGGATTGATTGCACTTGGCATGAACTGGTGGCAAGCCATCATTACCATTATCCTGGGGAACTGTATTGTCCTTATTCCGATTCTTCTTAATTCCCATGCTGGCACCAAATTCGGTATTCCTTACCCGGTCTATGCCCGCCTCTGGTTTGGCTCAAAGGGAGCCCACATCCCGGCCGTTGCACGCGGCTTGGTGGGTGCAGGCTGGTTTGGCATCAACTGTTGGTTTGGCGGCACAGCGATTGACACCTTACTGATGTCCATGAGCAGCTGGGGAAACGTCACTGGACATACCTGGATCGCATTCATCGGGTTCTGGGCACTCAATGTCTGGATTGCTTACAGGGGTCCTGAAACCATTCGAAAAATGGAGTTCTGGGCTGCCCCAACACTGATTGTCATGTCGCTTGCTTTGCTCGTCTGGGCCTTGACGAAGGCGGGCGGATGGGGTCCGATGCTTTCTGCCCCTTCAAAATTTAACACGGCCGGAGAATTTCTCGTGGTCTTCTTTCCCTCCTTGACCGGCGCCATCGCCTTCTGGGCTACCATGGCGCTTAACATTCCTGATTTTTGTCGCTATGCAAAAAGCCAGAGGGCACAGATTATCGGCCAATCGACATCATTGCCGACCACCATGGGAGGATTCTCATTTATCGGGGTTGCAGTGGCATCTGCCACCGTCGTCATCTACGGGGAAGCGCTCTGGGACCCCGCAGCCGTCCTGGCGAAGTTCTCCCCCTTTGCCATTTTCCTTGGTACCATTGGAATTATTCTGGCCACATTGACGACCAATGTAGCTGCAAACGTCGTCGCCCCTGCTCGAGCCATCGAAAACCTCGCCCCGCGCAGAATGACCTTTGGAGCCGGCGCCATCATCACAGGAGTAGTCGCTCTCGTCATGCAGCCTTGGTATATCCTTGATAATTTCGGAAATTATATTTTCCTCTGGTTGGGCACGTATGCTGCCCTGCTCGGCCCGATCGACGGGATCGCGATCGCAGACTACTGGATGGTGCGAAAGCGGCGCATTCATCTCACCGAGTTGTACCATCCAAATGGCATCTATTCCTATAAAGGCGGTTATAACTGGCATGCAATCTGGGCGCTCGCTATTGGAATCGCCGTACCATTTATCAGCCGGCTGATTCCAGGACTTGGATTTATCTGGGATAACGCGTGGACCGTCGGACTGTTCGTCTCCCTGATTTTCTACACATGGTTCATGAAGAACAGCTCCAGCGTCATGAACGAGAAAGAATACAATAAGATTACCGCTCATGTCGATACCCAAGCATCCTGA
- a CDS encoding menaquinone biosynthesis decarboxylase, protein MHANLRSFMEQLRKSGQLIEINAPVDPYLELAEIHRRVIEEGGPALLFTNVKGKDFPVVTNLFGTVERVDMAFGPKPENVVRELVHGMDKLLPPKLKGLWELRSPLSAVMRTGTRTVSASQAPVTQIGTTSVDMTELPALTTWHEDGGPFVTLPLVYTEHPDTKDHNLGMYRIQIYDKNTTGMHWQIHKGGGFHYHEAEKRNQSLPVTLTIGGPPALIVSAIAPLPEMVPELVFASLLMGEKLNMTEVPNHPHKIVAEAEFVYAGEVPPHIRRPEGPFGDHFGYYSLVHDFPIFQVKQMWRRKDAIYPATIVGKPVQEDFHIGEYLQRLLSPLFPVVMPGLRELWTYGETGFHALAGAIVRESYYKEAMAHAFRIMGEGQLTLTKFLMVTDVPCNLSNFKEFLEIILARFQPERDLLIVNDTSGDTLDYTGRKFNHGSKGIMLGIGDPVRELPAEYRGEGIPGIAKIEAFSKGCLVISGPTFEERPAFGEEILAYVNENLKEWPMICIVDDASIANKQSLFLWTVFTRFDPAHDLYAKSTIVRNKIRYEGPLVIDARMKPFYPDEVEPLPEIVQLVDQRWKEYFPK, encoded by the coding sequence ATGCACGCAAATTTGCGTTCTTTCATGGAACAGTTGCGCAAAAGCGGTCAATTGATAGAGATCAATGCACCAGTCGATCCCTATCTGGAATTGGCAGAAATTCACCGCAGAGTGATTGAAGAAGGCGGGCCAGCCCTGCTTTTTACCAATGTAAAAGGAAAAGACTTTCCCGTGGTTACCAACCTGTTTGGTACGGTAGAACGAGTAGATATGGCGTTTGGACCGAAACCGGAAAACGTAGTCCGTGAGTTGGTCCATGGAATGGACAAGCTATTGCCACCGAAATTGAAAGGTCTTTGGGAGCTTCGTTCGCCTCTTTCCGCTGTCATGCGGACCGGCACTAGAACGGTTTCTGCTTCGCAAGCTCCTGTAACTCAGATCGGAACCACCTCTGTAGATATGACTGAGTTGCCCGCACTGACCACTTGGCATGAGGACGGCGGTCCATTTGTCACATTGCCGCTCGTCTATACGGAACATCCGGATACCAAAGACCACAACCTGGGGATGTATCGCATCCAGATTTATGACAAGAACACAACTGGCATGCACTGGCAGATTCACAAGGGCGGCGGCTTCCATTATCATGAAGCGGAAAAACGGAATCAATCCCTGCCCGTCACACTGACGATCGGCGGTCCGCCGGCATTAATCGTCTCGGCAATAGCCCCCTTGCCCGAAATGGTGCCGGAGTTGGTGTTCGCTTCCCTGTTAATGGGGGAAAAGCTGAATATGACCGAAGTTCCCAACCATCCGCATAAGATCGTGGCAGAAGCTGAGTTTGTTTATGCCGGTGAGGTGCCCCCTCATATCCGTCGTCCGGAAGGTCCTTTTGGTGATCATTTTGGCTATTATTCCTTGGTACATGATTTCCCTATTTTCCAGGTAAAGCAAATGTGGCGACGCAAAGATGCCATTTACCCGGCGACCATTGTTGGAAAGCCGGTGCAGGAGGATTTCCACATTGGCGAATATTTGCAGCGCTTGCTCTCTCCCCTCTTTCCTGTTGTGATGCCTGGACTGCGTGAGCTGTGGACGTATGGCGAAACCGGTTTTCACGCACTTGCGGGTGCAATTGTGCGGGAGAGCTATTACAAAGAAGCAATGGCCCACGCTTTCCGGATTATGGGAGAAGGGCAATTGACTCTGACCAAATTCTTGATGGTAACAGACGTCCCATGCAATCTTTCGAATTTCAAGGAATTTTTGGAGATCATTCTCGCCCGCTTCCAACCGGAGCGCGATCTCCTGATTGTAAATGACACCTCTGGCGATACCCTTGATTACACCGGACGGAAATTTAACCATGGCTCCAAAGGGATCATGCTGGGAATCGGCGATCCTGTGCGCGAATTACCAGCCGAGTATCGCGGAGAAGGAATTCCCGGTATCGCAAAAATCGAAGCCTTCAGCAAAGGCTGTCTCGTCATCTCAGGGCCTACCTTTGAAGAACGTCCAGCGTTTGGCGAGGAAATTCTCGCGTATGTCAATGAGAATTTGAAAGAATGGCCGATGATTTGTATTGTCGATGATGCGTCGATTGCGAACAAGCAGAGCCTGTTTTTATGGACGGTCTTCACCCGTTTTGATCCGGCCCATGACCTGTACGCAAAATCGACAATCGTTCGCAATAAAATCCGCTACGAGGGCCCATTGGTGATCGATGCCCGGATGAAGCCGTTCTACCCCGATGAGGTGGAACCATTGCCTGAGATCGTACAGCTTGTCGATCAACGGTGGAAAGAATACTTTCCCAAATAA
- a CDS encoding GNAT family N-acetyltransferase, translating to MLTIHPVTLEGNLVRLEPLDQRHQVGLWEAGKYEEIWTYMSIVMRQPEDARSFVHTALEAQAAGTDLPFAIVSQRDGSVIGSTRFMNISRRDRGLEIGFTWLTPSVWKTKINTECKWLLLRHCFEELGCIRVQLKTDSRNLNSQRAIQRIGGIHEGVLRNHMIVRDGYIRDTVFFSILDREWPQVDEKLQLLLFGE from the coding sequence ATGCTTACGATTCATCCTGTGACACTGGAAGGAAATCTTGTCCGTCTCGAACCTTTGGATCAGAGACATCAGGTGGGACTGTGGGAGGCCGGCAAGTATGAGGAGATCTGGACGTATATGTCGATCGTGATGCGTCAGCCCGAGGATGCCCGATCTTTTGTCCATACTGCTTTGGAGGCACAGGCAGCTGGGACCGATTTGCCTTTTGCCATCGTCAGCCAGAGGGACGGGAGCGTGATCGGAAGTACGCGTTTTATGAATATATCCAGGCGTGACCGCGGATTGGAGATTGGATTTACCTGGCTGACCCCCTCGGTCTGGAAGACAAAGATCAATACAGAGTGCAAATGGCTGTTGCTGCGTCATTGTTTTGAAGAGCTGGGATGTATCCGTGTCCAGTTGAAAACAGATTCCCGCAACCTGAATTCACAACGGGCGATTCAAAGAATCGGGGGAATTCATGAAGGTGTCCTGCGCAACCATATGATCGTTCGTGACGGTTATATTCGGGATACGGTCTTTTTCAGCATATTGGACCGGGAATGGCCGCAGGTAGATGAAAAACTGCAATTGTTGCTGTTTGGTGAATAA
- a CDS encoding DUF3054 domain-containing protein → MKRWISAPAGYVLLAGDLVAFWLFTYYGKLAHGLSTNLSGMLETLGPFLFAWILVALFLHPYQRQSWERAGKQLWFALLMWTIAAPIGLLLRFLWTGVPPTWLFTAVAYFIMLAFLLGWRIPFAIAYAWIRRRS, encoded by the coding sequence ATGAAACGATGGATAAGCGCTCCAGCCGGTTATGTGCTTCTCGCTGGAGATCTGGTTGCCTTCTGGTTATTTACTTATTATGGAAAATTGGCGCATGGACTGTCAACGAACCTTTCCGGCATGCTGGAAACGCTCGGCCCCTTTCTTTTCGCCTGGATATTGGTTGCCCTATTTCTCCATCCTTATCAACGGCAGTCGTGGGAGAGAGCAGGCAAACAATTATGGTTCGCGCTTCTGATGTGGACGATTGCTGCACCGATAGGGTTGCTGCTGCGTTTTCTTTGGACGGGCGTACCGCCTACCTGGCTTTTTACCGCTGTCGCTTACTTTATTATGCTTGCGTTTTTGCTGGGTTGGCGTATTCCCTTTGCCATCGCGTACGCATGGATTCGACGGCGGTCTTGA
- a CDS encoding thiamine phosphate synthase, producing the protein MRPACPELHVITSGRHERDHVLRMAEAANKGGMTYLHIREKHRTAQEIAEWVEALAGIIPRVQIIVNDRVDVAAAYGCGGSHLAYHSLSPEAARRILRSNQLIGRSVHSLEEACLAAEQGADYLLYGHIFASGSKPGLAPRGTEELRTIVSRVDIPVIGLGGIRPELVPQVMGAGCKGIAVLSGITDAEDYYKAARAYREALDHWEENTG; encoded by the coding sequence ATGCGGCCAGCCTGTCCTGAACTGCATGTCATCACCAGCGGGCGGCATGAGCGGGACCACGTTCTGCGGATGGCGGAAGCGGCCAATAAGGGCGGCATGACGTACTTGCACATACGTGAAAAGCATCGGACCGCACAAGAAATTGCGGAGTGGGTGGAGGCGCTGGCAGGGATTATTCCGCGCGTCCAGATTATCGTCAATGATCGGGTCGATGTGGCAGCCGCATACGGTTGTGGTGGGTCCCACCTCGCTTATCACAGTTTATCGCCGGAAGCAGCAAGGCGAATTTTGCGGTCGAACCAACTGATTGGCCGTTCCGTTCATTCTTTGGAGGAAGCCTGCTTGGCTGCCGAGCAGGGGGCGGATTACCTGTTGTATGGACATATTTTTGCCAGCGGGTCTAAACCAGGGCTTGCGCCAAGAGGGACGGAAGAGCTCCGTACGATCGTTTCAAGGGTTGACATACCGGTTATCGGCCTTGGCGGAATACGGCCTGAACTTGTACCCCAAGTGATGGGAGCGGGATGCAAGGGGATCGCTGTATTGTCCGGCATCACAGATGCGGAGGATTATTATAAGGCCGCCCGAGCCTATCGAGAAGCACTGGATCACTGGGAGGAGAATACGGGATGA
- the thiE gene encoding thiamine phosphate synthase, with amino-acid sequence MRDREKLRQKLGVYFVVGSQDCGYSAEMTLAIAEQALQGGAGSLQLRDKGSRLNQAEKVQLGQEMKKLAAAYHALFFVNDDVDLAITLDADGVHVGQEDMSLDAVRERVGEAMYIGVSAGTVEEALEAQRGGADCIGVGAMYATSSKADAGEPIGPVGLKQIREAVGGSLPIVGIGGITLGNASAVLSAGADGVAVISAISRAVSPESAARELNKLVENTRHFHSR; translated from the coding sequence ATGAGAGATCGTGAGAAATTGCGGCAAAAGCTGGGTGTTTATTTCGTCGTCGGCAGTCAAGACTGCGGCTATTCTGCAGAGATGACGCTTGCGATCGCGGAGCAAGCTTTGCAAGGAGGCGCCGGTAGCTTGCAACTGCGTGATAAAGGCAGCCGGTTAAACCAGGCAGAGAAAGTGCAATTGGGTCAAGAAATGAAGAAGCTTGCCGCGGCCTATCATGCGCTTTTTTTCGTGAATGATGATGTAGATCTGGCGATTACACTAGATGCGGACGGGGTTCATGTCGGCCAGGAGGACATGTCACTTGATGCGGTGCGCGAGCGTGTCGGGGAAGCGATGTACATCGGCGTATCGGCTGGTACAGTGGAAGAAGCGTTGGAAGCGCAGAGAGGCGGTGCCGATTGTATTGGAGTCGGAGCGATGTATGCCACCTCTTCCAAGGCAGATGCTGGAGAACCGATTGGCCCTGTCGGTTTGAAGCAGATTCGTGAGGCAGTAGGCGGTTCACTGCCCATCGTAGGCATCGGCGGCATTACGCTGGGGAATGCATCTGCTGTTCTGTCCGCGGGTGCAGATGGAGTCGCGGTGATCAGTGCAATCAGCAGAGCGGTTTCTCCTGAGTCGGCAGCACGCGAACTGAACAAATTGGTAGAAAACACCAGGCACTTTCATTCACGCTAA
- a CDS encoding antibiotic biosynthesis monooxygenase family protein: protein MYVSMNRLTVPADYREHLERAFSQGGERMKEVPGFLEFLFLAPTEGDEYTVFTKWTSEQDYINWTQSDAFKRSHAGSNPNSPVKSELRTYNVKAFA from the coding sequence ATGTATGTATCCATGAACCGTTTGACCGTACCGGCAGACTACCGGGAGCATTTAGAACGTGCATTCAGCCAAGGGGGAGAACGTATGAAAGAAGTCCCCGGCTTCCTGGAATTTTTGTTTCTTGCTCCGACTGAAGGTGACGAGTACACCGTGTTTACCAAGTGGACCAGTGAACAGGACTATATCAATTGGACGCAGAGCGATGCCTTTAAACGCTCCCATGCAGGCAGCAATCCGAATAGCCCGGTCAAATCCGAGCTGCGTACCTATAACGTAAAAGCATTTGCATAG
- a CDS encoding aromatic amino acid hydroxylase: MSRVEPEFSLVQLPIHLREFVVEQDYEKYTPIDHAVWRYVMRQNHHYLGKTAHQAYLEGLRLSGISVERIPNIAEMNECLSTIGWGAVTINGFIPAVAFFDFQAHQILPIACDIRQYDHIAYTPAPDIIHEAAGHAPIILDEKYRAFLKKFGEIGSRALSSKEDYELYEAIRYLSIVKEDPDSTEEIIRQAEEELEVKAKAVIEVSEANELARLYWWTVEYGLIGDCENPRIYGAGLLSSVGESISCLKDDVKKIPFSLQACIETDYDITKPQPQLFVCRDFQELIDAVEEYAKRMAISVGGTKSLIQAQKMPQTTTAVYSSGLQVSGNLSELVFDGAGKAVYLKTAGPTALAVDDQELPGHGKAYHQEGFGSPIGLLAGESVPLECFSDEALSEKGIRIDHKTSLQFASGVMVEGIVRYILREKEQIVLIGFDQCTVTYQDMVLFQAEWGLYDMAVGERIVSVFAGAADREAFATGTHKPSAITAKQPNYTPEQLRQQEIYREVRQLREEHKELASVTKRLQALIHEVEASYPEDWLIRLEIVELLLDWGVLEGERFRLMSQLDVLGEQDSQQKQLIENGRRLLNV; this comes from the coding sequence ATGAGTCGCGTAGAACCTGAATTTTCGCTCGTCCAATTACCAATTCATTTACGTGAGTTCGTGGTCGAACAGGATTACGAAAAGTACACGCCGATCGACCATGCTGTTTGGAGATATGTGATGCGTCAAAACCATCATTATTTGGGAAAAACGGCGCATCAAGCATATCTGGAAGGTTTGCGTCTCTCCGGAATCAGCGTCGAGCGCATTCCCAATATTGCGGAAATGAACGAATGCCTTTCGACGATTGGCTGGGGGGCAGTCACCATCAACGGGTTTATCCCGGCAGTCGCCTTTTTTGATTTTCAGGCTCATCAAATATTGCCGATTGCATGTGATATCCGGCAGTACGACCATATCGCTTACACACCCGCACCTGACATCATACATGAAGCGGCAGGTCACGCACCCATCATCCTCGACGAGAAGTACCGGGCATTTCTGAAAAAGTTTGGTGAAATCGGATCTCGCGCCCTGTCTTCTAAAGAAGATTATGAATTATATGAAGCCATTCGCTACCTTTCCATTGTGAAAGAAGATCCTGATTCAACGGAAGAGATTATCCGTCAAGCCGAGGAAGAGCTGGAGGTAAAAGCAAAGGCCGTTATCGAAGTCTCCGAAGCAAATGAACTGGCTCGGCTGTATTGGTGGACGGTGGAGTACGGGTTGATCGGCGATTGTGAAAATCCGCGTATTTACGGAGCAGGTCTTCTGTCTTCAGTGGGGGAGAGCATCAGCTGTCTGAAAGATGATGTGAAAAAGATTCCGTTTTCCCTCCAGGCTTGCATCGAGACGGATTATGACATTACCAAGCCTCAGCCGCAGCTATTTGTGTGCCGTGATTTTCAAGAGTTGATTGATGCGGTGGAGGAGTACGCCAAACGGATGGCTATATCTGTCGGGGGAACAAAAAGCTTGATACAGGCACAAAAAATGCCGCAAACGACGACAGCTGTCTACAGCTCAGGATTGCAGGTGAGTGGCAATCTGTCAGAGCTGGTATTTGACGGGGCAGGCAAAGCCGTATATCTCAAAACGGCGGGGCCAACCGCACTGGCAGTCGATGATCAGGAATTGCCCGGCCACGGAAAAGCGTATCATCAGGAAGGCTTTGGCTCTCCGATTGGTCTCTTGGCGGGAGAGAGCGTTCCGCTTGAGTGCTTCTCGGATGAGGCATTATCGGAAAAAGGGATACGGATTGACCACAAGACGTCTTTGCAGTTTGCTTCAGGCGTCATGGTTGAGGGGATCGTCCGCTATATATTGCGAGAAAAGGAACAAATCGTTCTCATTGGATTTGACCAATGCACGGTTACGTATCAGGACATGGTTCTCTTCCAGGCCGAATGGGGTCTTTACGACATGGCGGTTGGGGAACGAATTGTCTCCGTTTTCGCAGGAGCTGCAGATCGTGAAGCTTTTGCAACAGGGACGCACAAGCCTTCCGCCATCACGGCAAAACAACCGAATTATACTCCTGAACAGCTTCGGCAGCAGGAGATCTACCGAGAGGTTCGGCAGCTTCGAGAGGAGCATAAGGAGCTTGCATCGGTGACAAAACGGCTGCAAGCTTTGATCCATGAGGTGGAAGCTTCCTATCCAGAGGACTGGCTGATCCGCTTGGAAATCGTGGAGTTGCTTCTCGATTGGGGAGTCTTGGAAGGTGAACGATTCAGGCTGATGAGTCAATTGGATGTACTTGGAGAGCAGGATTCACAGCAAAAACAATTGATTGAAAACGGTCGACGTTTACTGAACGTTTAA